The following DNA comes from Acidobacteriota bacterium.
TGCTGACGGTCAACTTCGTGCAGGACATTGAGCAGTTGTTGTCGCTGTTCGCGTTTGAGCGCACTCACGGCTTTGATGAGTTCCGCGTCGTTGCGCGCTTTCAACTGTGTGGCCAGTACTTCAAATTGAGAAGCGAGCTTGCCATCCTGACGGGATTCACTGACTTTGATGAGTTCTTCCATCAGAACTCGAATCGCTTTTTCGTCATATTGGGCAACAGTGGTTGGGGTTGGATTCTGCAGTGTGGTTTGAACCTCAACTGGTTTGCCTGGCAGGACACGGGTCTCAACCACTTGCGGTGCTGGTTGTAACCCAGCCGAAAAAGTAACGCCATCATGGCCAACGGTAACCCGAACGTTCAAACAAGCTAGCAGCACCAATCCACAGGCGCCGGCCAGCACCACTTTGCCCCACACTGGCGTCACCACAAAAAACT
Coding sequences within:
- a CDS encoding zf-HC2 domain-containing protein: MNGKPNPPICNRKDDLVTYLYGEATPAESRAFEQHVKDCTSCREELDAFTGVRRVMQTWEVETVPRIEIDVRPTFWQTVKQFFVVTPVWGKVVLAGACGLVLLACLNVRVTVGHDGVTFSAGLQPAPQVVETRVLPGKPVEVQTTLQNPTPTTVAQYDEKAIRVLMEELIKVSESRQDGKLASQFEVLATQLKARNDAELIKAVSALKREQRQQLLNVLHEVDRQQQAPDLLDLLGQAQTRDTSTDLEP